In Nonomuraea sp. NBC_00507, the following are encoded in one genomic region:
- a CDS encoding VWA domain-containing protein, with product MSAADDERMRRWRLVLGGGDADGTGCGLQGADVQMDAALAAVYDQDGRQGGLGASAPRVARWLGDIRTYFPSTVVQVMQKDAIEKLNLTRLLLEPEMLEAVEPDVHLVGTLLALNKVMPDQARESARAVVRTVVAELERRLAQKTRAAVTGALDRAARTHRPKRVADIDWNRTIRANLKNYLPERNTVVPSRLVGYARRQRSVQREVVLCIDQSGSMAASVVYSSVFGAVLASMRSLKTSLVVFDTAVVDLTERLHDPVELLFGTQLGGGTDINRAIAYCQGLITRPANSIFILISDLYEGGVRQEMLRRVAAMTQAGVQVIVLLALSDEGAPFYDHDNAAALAALGVPAFACTPDAFPGLMAAAIERRDIAQWAERQVSA from the coding sequence ATGAGCGCGGCAGACGATGAGCGGATGCGCCGGTGGCGGCTGGTGCTGGGCGGCGGGGACGCCGACGGCACCGGGTGCGGGCTGCAGGGCGCGGACGTGCAGATGGACGCGGCCCTGGCCGCCGTCTACGACCAGGATGGCCGGCAGGGCGGGCTGGGCGCGTCGGCGCCGCGGGTGGCCCGCTGGCTGGGCGACATCAGGACCTACTTCCCCTCCACGGTCGTCCAGGTCATGCAGAAGGACGCGATCGAGAAGCTCAACCTCACCAGGCTTCTGCTGGAACCGGAGATGCTCGAGGCGGTGGAGCCCGACGTGCACCTGGTCGGCACCTTGCTGGCGCTCAACAAGGTCATGCCCGACCAGGCCCGCGAGTCGGCCAGGGCCGTGGTGCGCACGGTGGTGGCGGAGCTTGAGCGCAGGCTCGCGCAGAAGACCAGGGCGGCCGTGACGGGCGCGCTCGACCGCGCGGCCAGGACACATCGCCCCAAGCGGGTGGCCGACATCGACTGGAACCGGACGATCAGGGCGAACCTCAAGAACTACCTGCCGGAACGCAACACCGTCGTCCCGTCACGGCTCGTCGGCTACGCCCGGCGCCAGCGGTCGGTGCAGCGCGAGGTGGTGTTGTGCATCGACCAGAGCGGGTCGATGGCGGCCTCGGTGGTGTATTCGAGTGTGTTCGGGGCGGTGCTGGCGTCGATGCGCTCGCTCAAGACGTCGCTGGTGGTGTTCGACACGGCGGTGGTGGATCTCACCGAGCGGCTGCACGATCCGGTCGAGCTGCTGTTCGGCACCCAGCTCGGCGGCGGCACCGACATCAACCGGGCCATCGCCTACTGCCAGGGGCTCATCACGAGGCCGGCCAACTCGATCTTCATTCTGATCAGCGACCTGTACGAGGGCGGCGTGCGGCAGGAGATGTTGCGCAGGGTCGCCGCGATGACGCAGGCCGGCGTGCAGGTGATCGTGCTGCTCGCGCTGTCCGACGAGGGCGCGCCGTTCTACGACCACGACAACGCCGCCGCGCTGGCGGCGCTGGGGGTGCCCGCGTTCGCCTGCACGCCCGACGCGTTCCCCGGCCTGATGGCGGCGGCGATCGAACGGCGCGACATCGCCCAGTGGGCCGAGCGGCAGGTGAGCGCGTGA
- a CDS encoding MFS transporter: MTTTASMATTEVQPYRWRWVALFVVLAAEVMDLLDALVTTIAAPTIQKELGGSASLVQWLGAGYTLAMAVGLITGGRLGDLYGRKRMFLIGAFGFTAASMLCGVAVSPAMLVGSRVLQGLFGAVMIPQGLGLIKEMFPPRELGKAFGMFGPVMAISSVGGPILAGWLVDADFFGTGWRMIFLINLPIGLATALAAIRFLPEFRLSNATRLDLGGVALVSAAAFLLIYPLIQGRELGWPAWTFASMAASIVLFAVFGRYESRRAKAGKDPLVTPGLFRKRAFTGGLVAGLAFFAGMMGFGLVFSLYTQMGLGFTPLQAGLAGLPQAVGGVLGFGLAMSGLQEKLGRGLLQIGTVVMAAGAAVLALTIHLAGVEVTSWQLAPGLGLVGIGMGLTMAPFFDIVLAGVEPHESGSASGTLTAIQQLGAALGTAVLGTLFFNLLAAEWSFGASMQVTVWVEVGLLVLTLALSFLMPRRARPEQAAH; the protein is encoded by the coding sequence ATGACGACCACCGCCTCCATGGCGACGACCGAGGTCCAGCCCTATCGCTGGCGCTGGGTCGCGCTCTTCGTGGTCCTGGCCGCCGAGGTCATGGACTTACTCGACGCGCTCGTGACCACGATCGCCGCCCCCACCATCCAGAAGGAGCTCGGTGGCTCTGCCAGCCTCGTGCAGTGGCTGGGCGCTGGCTACACGCTGGCCATGGCCGTCGGCCTGATCACCGGTGGCCGGCTCGGCGACCTGTACGGCAGGAAGCGCATGTTCCTGATCGGCGCCTTCGGCTTCACCGCCGCCTCGATGCTGTGCGGGGTCGCGGTCAGCCCGGCGATGCTGGTCGGCAGCCGGGTGTTGCAGGGCCTGTTCGGGGCCGTGATGATCCCGCAGGGCCTGGGCCTGATCAAGGAGATGTTCCCGCCGCGCGAGCTGGGCAAGGCGTTCGGCATGTTCGGCCCGGTCATGGCCATCTCGTCGGTCGGGGGCCCCATCCTGGCCGGCTGGCTGGTCGACGCCGACTTCTTCGGCACCGGCTGGCGCATGATCTTCCTGATCAACCTGCCGATCGGCCTGGCCACCGCGCTGGCCGCGATCCGATTCCTGCCCGAGTTCCGCCTCTCGAACGCCACCAGGCTCGACCTCGGCGGCGTGGCCCTGGTGTCGGCGGCCGCGTTCCTGCTGATCTACCCGCTCATCCAAGGCCGTGAGCTGGGCTGGCCCGCGTGGACGTTCGCGTCGATGGCCGCCTCGATCGTGTTGTTCGCGGTCTTCGGCCGCTACGAGTCGCGCCGCGCCAAGGCGGGCAAGGACCCGCTGGTCACGCCCGGACTGTTCCGCAAGCGTGCCTTCACCGGTGGCCTGGTGGCCGGACTGGCGTTCTTCGCCGGGATGATGGGCTTCGGCCTGGTCTTCAGCCTCTACACCCAGATGGGGCTCGGCTTCACGCCGCTGCAGGCCGGTCTGGCCGGACTGCCGCAGGCGGTGGGCGGCGTGCTCGGCTTCGGCCTGGCGATGTCCGGCCTGCAGGAGAAGCTCGGCCGGGGCCTGCTGCAGATCGGCACCGTCGTCATGGCGGCCGGCGCGGCCGTGCTCGCCCTGACCATCCACCTGGCCGGCGTCGAGGTCACCAGCTGGCAGCTGGCCCCCGGTCTCGGCCTCGTCGGCATCGGGATGGGCCTGACCATGGCGCCGTTCTTCGACATCGTGCTCGCCGGCGTCGAGCCGCACGAGTCCGGCTCCGCGTCCGGCACACTGACCGCGATCCAGCAGCTGGGCGCTGCGCTCGGCACCGCCGTGCTGGGGACGCTGTTCTTCAACCTGCTCGCCGCCGAGTGGAGCTTCGGGGCGTCCATGCAGGTCACGGTGTGGGTCGAGGTCGGGCTGCTGGTGCTGACGCTCGCGCTGTCGTTCCTGATGCCCCGCCGGGCCCGGCCGGAACAGGCCGCCCACTAA
- a CDS encoding TetR/AcrR family transcriptional regulator — protein MDRERTESVPAPPWRKSRTPAPAKRQLSQDLIVETGLRILDAEGLDALSMRRVAQELDTGPASLYAHVANKDELLELVYDRVLGEIRLPERDPARWKEQLRAYAMEVHGVLASHADVARVALANIPTGENSVRIGEFVFGLLIEAGMAPRQASLAMDRLSLYVVGDAYEGTVHYARMRSAGLTDPGEYFEQFAGQIAAYYRELPVERFPTVSKFVDELIAGDGEDRFRYGLELLLDGIEARMP, from the coding sequence ATGGATCGCGAGAGGACAGAAAGCGTGCCGGCGCCGCCCTGGCGTAAGTCGCGCACGCCGGCGCCGGCCAAGCGGCAGCTGAGCCAGGACCTGATCGTCGAGACCGGACTCCGGATCCTGGACGCCGAAGGGCTCGACGCGCTCAGCATGAGACGCGTCGCCCAGGAGCTCGACACGGGCCCCGCCTCGCTCTACGCGCACGTCGCCAACAAAGACGAGCTGCTGGAGCTCGTCTACGACCGGGTGCTCGGCGAGATCCGGCTGCCCGAACGCGATCCGGCGCGGTGGAAGGAGCAACTCCGCGCCTACGCCATGGAGGTGCACGGCGTGCTCGCCTCCCACGCCGACGTGGCCAGGGTCGCGCTGGCCAACATCCCCACGGGCGAAAACTCGGTCCGCATCGGCGAGTTCGTCTTCGGGCTGCTGATCGAGGCCGGCATGGCGCCGCGCCAGGCGTCCCTGGCGATGGACCGGCTCTCCCTCTACGTCGTCGGCGACGCCTACGAGGGCACCGTTCACTACGCGCGGATGCGATCGGCCGGGCTGACGGACCCCGGGGAATACTTCGAGCAATTCGCGGGGCAGATCGCCGCCTACTACCGGGAGCTGCCGGTGGAGCGGTTCCCGACCGTGAGCAAGTTCGTCGACGAGCTGATCGCCGGCGACGGCGAGGACCGCTTCCGTTACGGGCTGGAGCTGCTGCTGGACGGCATCGAGGCACGCATGCCGTAG
- a CDS encoding MFS transporter, giving the protein MTTTVERSETAGVVSAPYRALSFGLVAIVTLLAFEAMAVATAMPVVARELRGMHLYNLAFSATLAASVIATVLGGRWSDRRGPVEPITAGVATFVAGLLLAGFAPTMEMFVAGRFVQGLGAGATQVALYVLVARVYPSALHPKVFALFSAAWVVPSMVGPAIAGFVVENADWRWIFLGVSLIVVPSALLLWRGTAGRELSGGTAGRELGGSPAGRELSGGTAQPAPGLGRKLVWASLTAVAAALIQYGSALKLVGLPLLAAGVILLAVALPKLLLPGSLRAAPGLPTAPVLRGLAFGSLTAAQVLIPLMLMNERGLSATAAGVVLTVGALGWSTGSWIKGRGRMSHLTAIRGGAALLTIGLALVTLVLIDAVPIALAYVAMPLAGLGIGTLHPTVSVLVLEMSAQGEEGQNSAAVGVGESVFTVVAVAGSGALFTATSENYAIGLASTVALAFLAFLLAPRLVRSARAGSMEETAS; this is encoded by the coding sequence ATGACGACGACTGTTGAGAGATCGGAAACGGCGGGCGTGGTGTCCGCCCCGTACCGGGCCCTGAGCTTCGGGCTGGTCGCGATCGTGACGTTGCTGGCGTTCGAGGCGATGGCGGTGGCCACGGCCATGCCTGTGGTGGCCCGCGAGCTGCGCGGCATGCACCTGTACAACCTGGCCTTCAGCGCCACTCTGGCGGCCAGCGTGATCGCGACGGTGCTGGGCGGGCGGTGGAGCGACCGGAGGGGCCCGGTGGAGCCGATCACGGCCGGCGTGGCGACCTTCGTGGCCGGGCTGCTGCTGGCCGGGTTCGCGCCGACCATGGAGATGTTCGTCGCCGGCCGGTTCGTGCAGGGGCTCGGGGCCGGGGCGACCCAGGTCGCGCTGTACGTGCTGGTCGCCCGGGTCTATCCCAGCGCGCTGCATCCCAAGGTGTTCGCCCTGTTCTCTGCCGCTTGGGTGGTGCCGTCCATGGTCGGGCCCGCGATCGCCGGCTTCGTGGTCGAGAACGCCGACTGGCGGTGGATCTTCCTCGGCGTCTCACTGATCGTCGTGCCTTCGGCGCTCCTGCTCTGGCGCGGCACCGCCGGCCGCGAGCTGAGCGGCGGCACCGCCGGCCGTGAGTTGGGTGGCAGCCCCGCCGGTCGCGAGCTGAGTGGCGGCACCGCCCAGCCCGCCCCCGGCCTCGGTCGCAAGCTCGTCTGGGCCTCGCTGACCGCCGTCGCCGCCGCGCTCATCCAGTACGGCAGCGCCCTGAAGCTCGTCGGCCTGCCGCTCCTCGCCGCCGGCGTCATCCTGCTGGCCGTGGCCCTGCCCAAGCTTCTCCTCCCCGGCTCCCTCAGGGCCGCCCCCGGCCTGCCCACCGCGCCCGTGCTGCGCGGCCTCGCGTTCGGCTCACTCACGGCCGCCCAGGTCCTCATCCCGCTCATGCTGATGAACGAGCGCGGGCTCAGCGCCACGGCGGCGGGCGTCGTACTCACCGTCGGCGCGCTCGGCTGGTCCACCGGCTCCTGGATCAAGGGCCGCGGCCGCATGAGCCACCTGACCGCCATCCGCGGCGGCGCCGCCCTGCTCACGATCGGGCTCGCACTGGTGACGCTCGTGCTGATCGACGCGGTCCCGATCGCGCTCGCGTACGTCGCCATGCCGCTGGCCGGACTGGGCATCGGCACGCTGCACCCCACCGTCTCCGTCCTGGTGCTGGAGATGTCGGCGCAGGGCGAGGAAGGCCAGAACAGCGCGGCCGTGGGCGTGGGGGAGTCGGTGTTCACCGTGGTGGCCGTGGCGGGCAGCGGCGCCCTGTTCACCGCCACCTCCGAGAACTACGCCATCGGCCTGGCCTCCACCGTCGCGCTCGCGTTCCTGGCCTTCCTCCTGGCCCCGCGTTTGGTGCGTTCCGCGCGAGCAGGCAGTATGGAGGAAACCGCGTCATAA
- a CDS encoding enolase C-terminal domain-like protein produces MPRVRELEVFRVVLPFGRRSETLLVKLTDHGGMTGWGEATSPQPKTWSRLEETLAALLIGVDWEHPDAVPSGDSAVDMACWDLWTRMRGVPLAEAIGGTRTSLIATVRLTPDPSPESLVSRVNQQVCAGYGHVTLDIRPGWDVEPVRAVRQAYPALTLAVDCGNAYTDLGQLVALDSYGLEVIERPFAAGDAYAHAALQDQVAASVAVEVGSTAELDDYLTLRAARVLLLRPAAFPSLTEARRAHDRAAAAGWDIQCTGGQGAGLARAATVAVASLPGCTLPCDVTQPPRQNQIVTPIVGANAGVVAVPLTQSGLGHDIDEMRLRRMVKDSFHA; encoded by the coding sequence ATGCCGCGAGTGCGGGAGCTTGAGGTCTTCCGGGTGGTTCTGCCATTCGGCAGGAGGTCGGAGACCCTGCTGGTGAAGCTCACCGACCACGGCGGCATGACCGGCTGGGGCGAGGCGACCTCCCCCCAGCCCAAGACCTGGTCGAGGCTCGAGGAGACGCTGGCCGCCCTGCTGATCGGCGTCGACTGGGAGCACCCCGACGCCGTGCCGAGCGGCGACTCCGCGGTGGACATGGCCTGCTGGGACCTGTGGACCAGGATGCGCGGGGTGCCGCTCGCGGAGGCGATCGGCGGCACCCGCACCTCGCTCATCGCCACCGTGCGCCTGACGCCCGATCCGTCGCCCGAGAGCCTCGTCTCCCGGGTCAACCAGCAGGTCTGCGCCGGATACGGGCACGTCACGCTGGACATCAGGCCCGGCTGGGACGTGGAGCCGGTGCGCGCGGTGCGGCAGGCGTACCCCGCGCTGACCCTCGCCGTCGACTGCGGCAACGCCTACACCGACCTCGGCCAGCTCGTCGCGCTCGACTCCTATGGCCTGGAGGTGATCGAGCGGCCCTTCGCCGCCGGCGACGCCTACGCGCACGCCGCGCTTCAGGACCAGGTGGCCGCGTCGGTCGCGGTCGAGGTCGGCTCGACCGCCGAGCTGGACGACTACCTGACGCTGCGCGCCGCCCGCGTCCTGCTGCTGCGGCCGGCGGCGTTCCCCTCGCTGACCGAGGCCCGCCGGGCGCACGACCGCGCCGCGGCGGCGGGCTGGGACATCCAGTGCACGGGCGGCCAGGGCGCGGGGCTGGCCAGGGCGGCGACGGTGGCCGTCGCCAGCCTGCCGGGCTGCACTCTGCCGTGCGACGTGACGCAGCCGCCCCGCCAGAACCAGATCGTCACCCCGATCGTGGGCGCCAACGCCGGCGTCGTCGCGGTCCCGCTGACCCAGTCCGGCCTCGGCCACGACATCGACGAGATGCGGCTGCGGCGGATGGTCAAGGACTCCTTCCACGCATAG
- a CDS encoding Uma2 family endonuclease, with protein sequence MVAMVEEEHHTESIQASFPHLPQTARELFDALPPLPGLRVEVVEGNLLVSPMGSPEHTWMAVDLHDALSPVRRERGWRGAPGGLNICIEGPRDSLVPDYVLAPPDCPRWGAGELLSSGVVMVAEVVSPGSVHTDREEKVRLYAVGQVPIYLSIDPISKPPAVTVFSDIKDDTYRTIFKVDMGTPIKLPAPVDFELDTSIFKV encoded by the coding sequence ATGGTCGCCATGGTCGAAGAAGAGCACCACACGGAATCAATCCAAGCGAGCTTCCCGCACCTACCGCAGACCGCTCGTGAGCTGTTCGATGCCCTACCCCCCCTCCCCGGTCTCCGGGTTGAGGTCGTCGAAGGGAACCTGCTTGTGAGTCCTATGGGCAGTCCAGAACACACCTGGATGGCAGTAGACCTGCATGATGCCCTTTCCCCCGTCCGCCGAGAGCGAGGATGGCGCGGGGCCCCCGGCGGCCTGAACATCTGCATCGAAGGCCCTCGAGATTCCCTCGTGCCCGACTACGTCCTCGCGCCCCCTGATTGCCCGCGGTGGGGCGCGGGGGAGCTGCTGTCGTCCGGGGTGGTGATGGTTGCCGAGGTGGTCTCGCCCGGCAGCGTTCACACCGATCGTGAGGAGAAGGTTCGCCTCTATGCGGTGGGTCAAGTGCCGATCTACCTCTCGATCGATCCCATCAGCAAGCCTCCAGCCGTCACCGTGTTCAGTGACATCAAGGACGACACCTATAGGACGATCTTCAAGGTGGACATGGGAACACCGATCAAGCTGCCCGCCCCGGTCGATTTCGAGCTGGACACCTCCATCTTCAAGGTGTGA
- a CDS encoding class I SAM-dependent methyltransferase codes for MRLTRWRVLRLQLALEPSGLLPQPVKLVAGVVAIMGAGAGLVLVSGAVEVGPIVAAAFAAGTVAFVVDRVPRLYRWRHPVLRVDDHPRLAEMAADAARVAGYDSPPRVRLTALASVRAHRTWRGMPELLLGPPLLMGLSAPDLHALMIRELLAVKLWRPHERRAVHLFLSRATESDELRDACRPLRRTVWAATRSVVGGERLSAASRAELFVTSAFDWHLTRYVAPFAHRGGALDVYESFQWKIQQDGLMARITPHVDAFADEHPDERELFGERPWTIPERVPSGVVSRVEGRLERRLGKVISHQLLGRGGFVLGLKPFRLDELPVESWKGVLAAERESVLEAATKLLARPATPLDVVELVVAGRAGELEWRHAKQPCPHPTPGVCVLLPLFDVVLRRKGYVHDHPFVQRELVGPLGDRINLVELAAKAERGEPYGILLGAWMTGRDPDEDAIRLAAESLASGDPVGWFERLYAESANGDAIVPWDSRSPHFLLSEWGVPGTGRALVVGAGLGDDAEYVAGLGYETVAFDVSESAVRLARERFPESAVRYEAADLLDPPAEWRQAFDLVVEIMTVQALPEQLHAAAIARIAEFVRPGGTLLVIASGREEDGPVFAPPWPLTPSEIAAFATDGLEKGTIEDLRDGERHRWRATFHRPA; via the coding sequence GTGCGGTTGACTCGGTGGCGCGTGTTACGGCTCCAGCTGGCTCTCGAACCGTCCGGCCTGCTGCCCCAGCCCGTGAAGCTGGTCGCCGGCGTGGTGGCGATCATGGGCGCCGGTGCCGGCCTGGTGCTGGTCAGCGGGGCCGTCGAGGTGGGGCCGATCGTGGCAGCCGCGTTCGCCGCCGGCACGGTCGCGTTCGTGGTGGACCGGGTGCCGCGGCTCTATCGCTGGCGCCACCCCGTGCTCCGGGTGGATGACCATCCCCGGCTGGCGGAGATGGCGGCCGACGCCGCGCGGGTGGCGGGCTACGACAGCCCGCCCCGCGTGCGACTGACCGCCCTGGCCTCCGTACGGGCCCACCGCACGTGGCGCGGTATGCCGGAGCTCCTGCTGGGGCCGCCCCTGCTCATGGGGCTGAGCGCGCCGGACCTGCACGCGCTCATGATCAGGGAACTGCTGGCGGTGAAGCTGTGGCGGCCGCATGAACGCCGGGCCGTCCATCTGTTCCTCTCTCGCGCCACCGAGTCGGACGAGCTGCGGGATGCGTGCCGGCCATTGCGGCGCACCGTCTGGGCCGCGACCCGCTCTGTGGTCGGCGGAGAACGCCTGTCCGCCGCCTCGCGGGCCGAGCTGTTCGTGACAAGCGCCTTCGACTGGCATCTGACCCGCTACGTGGCGCCGTTCGCGCACCGGGGTGGCGCCTTGGACGTCTACGAAAGCTTCCAGTGGAAGATCCAGCAGGATGGACTGATGGCCCGCATCACGCCGCACGTCGACGCGTTCGCGGATGAGCATCCGGATGAGAGGGAGCTGTTCGGCGAACGGCCCTGGACCATCCCTGAGCGCGTGCCCTCAGGGGTGGTGTCGCGGGTGGAGGGCAGGCTCGAGCGCCGGCTGGGGAAGGTGATCAGCCATCAGCTGCTGGGACGTGGCGGCTTCGTGCTCGGCCTGAAGCCGTTTCGGCTGGACGAGCTCCCGGTCGAGAGCTGGAAGGGCGTCCTGGCGGCAGAGCGCGAGTCCGTCCTCGAGGCCGCGACCAAGCTACTCGCCCGGCCCGCCACCCCACTGGACGTCGTCGAGCTGGTGGTCGCCGGCCGGGCGGGCGAGCTGGAGTGGCGGCATGCGAAGCAGCCCTGTCCGCACCCCACGCCCGGCGTCTGCGTGCTGCTGCCGCTGTTCGACGTGGTGCTGCGGCGCAAGGGGTACGTGCACGACCACCCCTTCGTGCAGCGCGAGCTGGTCGGCCCGCTGGGCGATCGGATCAATCTGGTAGAACTGGCAGCGAAAGCGGAGCGTGGCGAACCATACGGGATCCTGCTGGGGGCATGGATGACGGGGAGAGATCCTGACGAGGACGCCATCAGGTTGGCCGCCGAGTCGCTGGCTTCCGGAGATCCGGTGGGCTGGTTCGAGCGGCTTTACGCCGAATCGGCGAACGGGGACGCGATCGTGCCGTGGGACTCGCGGTCGCCGCACTTCCTGCTGTCCGAGTGGGGCGTCCCCGGGACGGGGCGGGCGCTGGTCGTGGGGGCCGGGCTGGGGGACGACGCCGAATACGTGGCGGGGCTCGGCTACGAGACGGTGGCGTTCGACGTGAGCGAGTCGGCCGTACGGCTCGCGCGGGAACGCTTTCCGGAGAGCGCGGTGCGCTATGAGGCCGCGGACCTGCTGGACCCGCCCGCGGAGTGGCGGCAGGCCTTCGACCTGGTCGTCGAGATCATGACCGTGCAGGCGCTGCCCGAGCAGCTGCACGCCGCGGCCATCGCGCGGATCGCCGAGTTCGTCCGGCCCGGAGGCACGTTGCTGGTGATCGCCTCCGGCCGGGAGGAAGACGGGCCGGTGTTCGCGCCGCCGTGGCCGCTGACCCCGTCCGAGATCGCGGCGTTCGCGACGGACGGGCTGGAGAAGGGGACGATCGAGGACCTGCGCGACGGGGAACGGCACCGCTGGCGCGCCACCTTCCACCGCCCCGCATAA
- a CDS encoding IMP cyclohydrolase, whose amino-acid sequence MPSLRNLFQANRYPGRSVVWARTLDGAMCGGYLLTGRSQASRERALRVSDQELIVGPTGPAANDPLRHYVAAMQRDGWLVFGNGEQVATVADRLLEGQPAAVALDGLDYEPDPPIFTPRITVIVDVSSPADAWFGAARRSLGDRTSTNVLTLSVRELTPGDAVLMTTYVSDGRRIVTGEPFLEGRTTAADQGELLDELWEALDPHYRVAAATFTPHRLAETTLRHQR is encoded by the coding sequence GTGCCGTCGCTACGTAACCTTTTCCAGGCCAACCGCTATCCGGGCCGGAGTGTGGTGTGGGCGAGAACGCTCGACGGCGCGATGTGCGGCGGCTACCTGCTGACCGGCCGCAGCCAGGCATCGCGGGAACGGGCCCTGCGTGTGAGCGATCAGGAGCTCATCGTCGGCCCGACCGGTCCAGCCGCGAATGATCCGCTGCGCCACTACGTCGCCGCCATGCAACGTGACGGCTGGCTCGTGTTCGGCAACGGCGAGCAGGTGGCCACCGTTGCAGACCGCCTGCTGGAGGGGCAGCCGGCAGCCGTCGCCCTGGACGGCCTGGACTACGAGCCCGACCCACCGATCTTCACGCCGCGGATCACCGTGATCGTGGATGTGAGCTCTCCGGCGGACGCGTGGTTCGGGGCGGCCCGCCGCAGTCTCGGCGACAGAACATCGACCAACGTGCTCACCCTCTCCGTCCGGGAACTGACCCCCGGTGATGCCGTGCTGATGACCACGTACGTCTCCGACGGCCGCCGCATCGTCACAGGGGAGCCTTTTCTCGAAGGCCGGACCACGGCCGCTGACCAGGGCGAACTGCTGGACGAGCTCTGGGAGGCACTTGATCCGCACTATCGGGTGGCGGCGGCGACCTTCACGCCCCACCGCCTCGCCGAGACCACCCTGCGCCACCAACGATGA
- a CDS encoding ROK family transcriptional regulator, which translates to MDQRLPVQGAQGDLLRLVATGKAESRADLARLSGLAASSVSLRVEELIDAGLLAEEGSGASRGGRRPRLLRLSPTAGVLAVADLGAHHVRLSLLDLSGTPLLVEERACEIADGPRSTLDRIADAFDELVAAHVPAGVPLRGVGTGIPGPVDPATRRVVTPSRMPGWNDFPVADHLATRYDLPILVENDANLMAAGEARWWPDHENLMVVKAGTGIGCGVIVNGRLHRGRGAAGDISHVRVRSDSSVICACGHPDCLEAYASGAALMTALSEAGIEVTRPADIVGLVHDAVPEATSLVRNAGRRIGEVLTVLVNFFNPDVVAVGGSLSAAEPLITSIRAAVWERCLPLATRDLEIAPARAGRDAALLGAGALLLEAALTQP; encoded by the coding sequence ATGGACCAGCGGCTGCCCGTGCAGGGGGCACAGGGCGACCTGCTGCGACTCGTCGCCACCGGCAAGGCGGAGTCCCGCGCCGACCTGGCCCGCTTATCCGGCCTGGCCGCGTCGAGCGTGTCGCTGCGCGTGGAGGAGCTCATCGACGCGGGCCTGCTGGCCGAGGAGGGCTCCGGCGCCTCCCGCGGCGGCCGCCGCCCGCGCCTGCTCCGCCTCTCCCCCACGGCCGGCGTGCTGGCCGTCGCCGACCTGGGCGCTCACCACGTACGCCTCAGCCTGCTCGACCTGAGCGGCACCCCGCTCCTGGTGGAGGAGCGTGCATGCGAGATCGCCGACGGCCCGCGGAGCACGCTCGACCGCATCGCCGACGCCTTCGACGAGCTGGTGGCGGCGCACGTACCGGCCGGGGTGCCGCTGCGCGGGGTGGGCACCGGCATCCCCGGCCCGGTGGACCCGGCCACCCGCCGCGTCGTCACCCCTTCCCGCATGCCCGGCTGGAACGACTTCCCCGTCGCCGACCACCTCGCCACCCGCTACGACCTGCCCATCCTCGTCGAGAACGACGCGAACCTGATGGCGGCCGGCGAGGCGCGCTGGTGGCCGGACCACGAGAACCTCATGGTCGTCAAGGCAGGGACCGGCATAGGCTGCGGCGTGATCGTCAACGGCCGCCTGCACCGCGGCCGCGGCGCGGCCGGCGACATCAGCCACGTCCGGGTCCGCTCCGACTCCTCCGTCATCTGCGCCTGCGGCCACCCGGACTGCCTGGAGGCGTACGCGAGCGGCGCCGCCCTGATGACGGCACTGTCGGAGGCCGGCATCGAGGTGACCCGCCCGGCCGACATTGTGGGATTGGTGCACGACGCCGTCCCTGAGGCGACAAGCCTGGTCCGCAACGCCGGCCGCCGCATCGGCGAGGTGCTGACGGTCCTGGTGAACTTCTTCAACCCGGACGTGGTGGCTGTGGGCGGCAGCCTGTCGGCAGCAGAACCCCTGATCACCTCGATCCGCGCCGCCGTCTGGGAACGCTGTCTCCCCCTGGCCACTAGAGACCTGGAAATCGCCCCAGCGAGAGCAGGCCGCGACGCCGCATTGCTGGGCGCCGGCGCCCTCCTCCTCGAAGCCGCCCTCACCCAGCCCTAA